A section of the Nitrospirota bacterium genome encodes:
- the hisF gene encoding imidazole glycerol phosphate synthase subunit HisF, with the protein MNAIKIMPCLDMKDGRVVKGINFINLRDAGDPVENAAFYQKEGADELAMLDIAATVENRKTRLEWVKNVSSVISIPLTVGGGIATLEDIALVFDAGADKVSMNSAAVKNPEIVRLAAKAHGPERITVAIDARRNTHMPSGFELVVSGGTKPVGKDAIAWAKQCQDLGAGAILPTSMDGDGTQAGYDLEFTKAVSDAVDLPVVASGGAGKLEHFYEAVTKGGADILLAASVFHYRIFSIREVKEYLRQKGLQVNP; encoded by the coding sequence ATGAATGCGATAAAAATTATGCCTTGCCTTGACATGAAGGATGGGAGGGTAGTAAAGGGAATTAATTTCATCAATTTACGGGATGCCGGAGATCCGGTAGAAAACGCGGCTTTCTATCAAAAAGAGGGAGCCGATGAATTGGCGATGCTGGATATCGCAGCAACGGTAGAAAACCGGAAGACAAGGCTGGAGTGGGTCAAAAACGTCTCATCAGTCATCAGCATTCCCCTGACAGTTGGCGGAGGGATTGCCACTCTCGAAGATATTGCACTTGTATTCGATGCGGGAGCCGATAAGGTTTCGATGAACAGCGCTGCCGTTAAAAATCCCGAGATAGTCAGACTGGCGGCCAAAGCGCATGGTCCGGAAAGAATAACGGTTGCCATTGATGCCAGAAGGAATACACACATGCCATCCGGCTTTGAATTAGTCGTTTCCGGAGGAACGAAGCCTGTGGGCAAAGATGCGATCGCATGGGCAAAACAGTGTCAGGATTTGGGGGCCGGCGCAATCCTTCCAACGAGCATGGATGGAGACGGCACACAGGCAGGGTATGATCTGGAATTCACGAAAGCCGTCTCTGATGCGGTGGATTTGCCGGTTGTGGCCTCAGGCGGTGCCGGTAAGCTGGAACATTTCTATGAAGCGGTAACAAAAGGAGGCGCGGATATTCTTTTGGCTGCTTCCGTATTCCACTATCGCATATTCAGCATCAGAGAAGTGAAAGAATACTTAAGGCAGAAAGGCTTGCAGGTGAATCCGTAA
- a CDS encoding class I SAM-dependent methyltransferase produces the protein MSETAGYNAKKIAECAVGKKGATQKTTEFTSLLRILKRRKLRTVVEIGTAKGGTLYAWCKTAASDALIISIDLPGGPFGGGYTRNDIKKFIKYKKRNQDLHFLRKDSHKQETKNRLVRILDGRKIDLLFVDGDHRYWGVKKDFQLYSPLVKQNGLIVFHDILCHPKVPACRVDKFWNEIKHRYKNVEFIDREDDRGWGQWGGIGVIYYVPQKKFDR, from the coding sequence ATGTCTGAAACTGCAGGATACAATGCGAAAAAAATCGCGGAATGTGCAGTCGGAAAGAAAGGCGCAACACAAAAAACAACTGAATTTACTTCCCTTCTCCGGATTCTCAAAAGAAGAAAATTACGGACTGTTGTTGAAATAGGAACTGCGAAAGGCGGAACTCTTTATGCCTGGTGCAAAACCGCCGCTTCGGATGCCCTCATAATAAGCATAGATTTGCCCGGTGGGCCTTTTGGGGGAGGGTATACGCGGAATGACATAAAGAAATTCATAAAATATAAAAAGAGAAATCAGGATCTGCACTTTCTCAGGAAAGACTCACATAAACAGGAAACAAAAAACAGATTGGTCAGGATACTGGATGGCCGGAAAATAGACCTCCTGTTTGTTGATGGAGACCACAGATATTGGGGAGTCAAAAAAGATTTTCAACTCTACTCCCCCCTTGTAAAACAAAATGGCCTCATTGTATTCCACGATATTCTTTGTCACCCGAAAGTCCCGGCATGCAGAGTGGACAAATTCTGGAATGAAATTAAACACAGGTATAAGAATGTGGAATTCATCGACAGGGAGGATGATCGCGGGTGGGGGCAGTGGGGAGGAATCGGAGTTATCTATTATGTGCCACAAAAAAAATTTGACAGATGA
- a CDS encoding response regulator, protein MTGPKKNQILIADDNEISATYLGLFLKKIGFTSIYARNGLDALRALNFERPDAILLDIGMQPIDGITVLKHIKKDEKISQIPVIMVSGDESAETIEKCRQNGCAGYLKKPVSITELHKVLEGCLFSRRKHYRVSLNKEVIVIYDEKSYALFTETLSEGGVYVRKKDPFPVGAEVQVILPFLDRGSFSLQGTIVYTKNHLETGSDILSGMGIQFKEFPDAAAKILKTYIENTITAGTRVV, encoded by the coding sequence ATGACAGGCCCCAAGAAAAACCAAATACTGATAGCGGATGACAACGAGATTTCTGCGACCTATCTAGGACTTTTTCTCAAGAAAATAGGGTTCACTTCGATCTATGCCAGAAACGGACTTGATGCGCTGAGGGCATTGAATTTTGAGAGGCCGGATGCAATTTTGCTGGATATCGGGATGCAGCCGATAGACGGCATAACCGTGCTCAAGCATATAAAAAAGGATGAGAAAATTTCCCAAATACCTGTCATCATGGTATCCGGCGATGAGAGCGCAGAGACAATCGAAAAATGCAGACAGAACGGGTGCGCGGGGTATCTGAAAAAGCCTGTGTCCATAACAGAACTGCATAAGGTATTGGAGGGATGTCTTTTTTCAAGACGGAAGCATTATCGGGTTTCATTGAACAAGGAGGTTATCGTAATTTACGATGAAAAATCCTATGCGCTTTTTACCGAAACGCTCTCTGAGGGGGGAGTGTATGTCAGGAAAAAAGACCCTTTCCCTGTAGGCGCTGAAGTCCAGGTTATTCTGCCTTTTCTTGATAGGGGGTCTTTTTCCCTTCAGGGAACAATCGTTTACACAAAGAACCATTTGGAAACCGGTTCTGATATTCTTTCAGGCATGGGCATACAATTCAAAGAATTCCCTGATGCTGCGGCAAAGATACTGAAAACATACATAGAAAACACGATCACAGCAGGCACCCGGGTGGTCTGA
- a CDS encoding ATP-binding protein yields MLNTVKIPEQFQVIFEKAQEYVDKYFREKKESPARGTIEIFGERYILVRAASMSVDFFETITKLYKKEGEKEALNIARQLLFDIAHAIGKQDAKNFHSKMNLKDPIEKLSVGPIHFSHSGWAFVDISPESNPSSDKNYYLLYDHPYSFESAAWLKSGKKSAFPVCIMNAGYSSGWCEESFGITLVASEILCQAKSDHTCRFIMAPPSRIERHIANYLKKEPELAKKKTTYEVPGFFKRKEIEAELRDSEQKFRAIFDKATDGILLSNIRKKKIHLANEMMCRMLGYDHDEIKHLGITDIYPEKDVPAVLDQFERLKRKELPVAENIPVKRKDGTVLYADITLSPVTLGETEFLIGIFRDITERKQSDELIRKLNTELEERIFQLTVANEELEAFSYSVSHDLRAPLRHIAGFADLLQQNSVQVLDEESKRHLRIIADSANQMKSMIDDILSFSRIGKAELRYILIRTDELVREAITTLQPELEGRDIVWVIHPLPDMYGDYAMLRLVWVNLIGNALKFTRSQTPAKIEIGWTGKNEENVFYIKDNGAGFNMKYAHKLFRLFQRLHDTESFEGTGVGLANVRRIVHRLGGKTWAEGKVDRGATFYFSLPVAHKENISQDGNFLQ; encoded by the coding sequence ATGTTGAACACGGTAAAAATACCCGAGCAGTTCCAGGTCATATTTGAAAAAGCGCAGGAGTATGTTGATAAGTATTTCAGAGAAAAAAAAGAATCTCCGGCCAGGGGAACAATCGAGATCTTTGGAGAGCGGTACATATTGGTACGCGCCGCCTCCATGTCAGTAGACTTTTTCGAGACCATCACGAAACTTTATAAAAAAGAGGGGGAAAAAGAGGCGCTGAATATTGCCAGACAGCTCCTTTTCGATATAGCCCATGCCATAGGCAAGCAGGACGCAAAGAATTTTCACAGCAAGATGAACCTGAAAGATCCAATTGAAAAGCTGTCGGTGGGGCCTATTCATTTTTCTCATTCCGGATGGGCGTTTGTGGATATTTCCCCGGAATCCAACCCCTCATCTGACAAGAATTATTACCTTCTTTATGACCACCCGTATTCATTCGAGTCTGCAGCCTGGCTGAAATCAGGGAAGAAAAGCGCGTTTCCTGTGTGCATCATGAATGCCGGATATTCTTCGGGATGGTGTGAGGAGAGTTTCGGGATAACGCTGGTTGCCTCGGAAATACTGTGCCAGGCAAAAAGCGATCACACCTGCAGGTTTATCATGGCACCTCCGTCCAGGATAGAACGGCATATTGCCAATTACCTGAAAAAAGAGCCTGAACTGGCAAAAAAGAAGACGACATACGAGGTGCCCGGGTTTTTCAAGAGGAAGGAAATAGAAGCAGAGCTTCGCGATTCTGAGCAGAAGTTCAGGGCGATTTTCGACAAAGCTACAGATGGCATACTCCTGTCGAATATCAGAAAAAAGAAGATTCATCTTGCGAATGAAATGATGTGCCGGATGCTGGGGTACGATCATGATGAAATCAAACACCTCGGTATTACGGACATTTACCCTGAAAAAGATGTGCCAGCGGTACTCGATCAATTTGAAAGGCTGAAAAGAAAAGAGCTGCCAGTGGCCGAGAATATTCCGGTGAAAAGAAAGGACGGAACTGTTTTGTATGCTGACATAACCTTGTCCCCTGTCACTCTTGGAGAAACAGAATTCCTGATTGGGATATTCAGGGACATCACTGAACGCAAGCAGTCAGATGAACTCATCAGGAAACTCAACACGGAACTTGAAGAACGGATCTTTCAGCTGACAGTTGCCAATGAGGAACTTGAAGCTTTCAGTTACTCCGTCTCGCATGACCTGCGTGCGCCGCTTCGCCATATTGCAGGATTTGCGGATCTCCTCCAGCAAAACTCTGTTCAGGTCCTGGATGAGGAGAGCAAGAGACATCTGCGCATCATTGCAGATTCGGCAAATCAGATGAAGAGCATGATTGATGACATCCTGTCCTTTTCGCGGATAGGCAAAGCTGAACTGAGATACATTTTAATAAGGACTGACGAGCTTGTGAGGGAAGCTATTACTACCCTGCAGCCGGAGCTCGAAGGAAGGGATATTGTATGGGTCATCCATCCCCTGCCCGACATGTACGGGGATTATGCAATGCTCAGGCTTGTTTGGGTCAATCTGATCGGAAATGCATTGAAGTTTACCCGTTCACAAACGCCGGCAAAAATCGAGATCGGGTGGACTGGAAAAAACGAAGAGAATGTTTTCTATATCAAGGACAACGGGGCAGGTTTTAATATGAAATATGCACACAAACTGTTTCGTTTATTTCAGCGCCTGCATGATACCGAAAGTTTTGAAGGGACAGGGGTTGGGCTTGCAAATGTCAGACGCATTGTGCACCGGCTCGGGGGAAAAACATGGGCGGAAGGAAAAGTGGACAGGGGAGCGACGTTCTATTTTTCCCTTCCCGTCGCACATAAGGAGAATATATCACAAGATGGCAACTTTCTCCAATAA
- a CDS encoding PAS domain S-box protein → MQKEIRILLLEDNITDSELLLRELRKNGLLCKSERVDTEEGFRKTIDAFHPDIILADYTLPQFDGLSALAIAHECCPDAPFVFVTGTMGEEIAVNALKMGATDYVLKDQLSRLAPAVTRALQVSEEISERRRLQQALRESESLYRLLAENTYDMITRHLPDSTYLYVSPACRALFGYEPEELLGTKAFAQMHPEDVKRVISISQEAVRTGGANVAQYRHLTKDGRYIWVETAGKVIKNAATDEVEDIICVVRDITDRKQTEDELKKSRQQIRMLLDSAAEGIYGINLEGKCTFVNAACLRIIGYDDENQVLGKNMHHLIHAKYHDGSAYPEEKCRIYEAFRKGEKVHADDEVLWKADGTSFPAEYWSYPVVEGNSVIGAVVTFIDITERRLAEEMENQRTEQKLLNKEALLFLMQMHPENREQLLKHLTLVAAQILGVERVSVWFINMQHTEIMCEVLYILSTHMHETGVRLYAKHFPQYFAALEEDRVVAAENALSDPRTSEMAEDYLKPHGIVSKMDVPIRRHGNIVGIMCFEHPETRRWTDDEKELAGSLSHILTENLENFDRKKAEMDLRKHREELQKRVKELEEFYQLAVGRELRMKDLKEQIEELEAELVKYKTS, encoded by the coding sequence ATGCAGAAAGAAATCCGCATATTACTGCTTGAAGACAATATAACTGATTCTGAGCTGCTGCTCAGGGAACTGCGAAAAAACGGGCTGTTATGCAAATCAGAGAGAGTGGACACAGAAGAAGGCTTTCGAAAGACAATTGACGCTTTTCACCCTGACATAATCCTCGCTGATTACACCCTCCCGCAGTTCGACGGACTGTCTGCCCTAGCAATCGCTCACGAATGCTGTCCCGATGCGCCTTTCGTCTTTGTCACCGGCACAATGGGAGAAGAAATAGCAGTGAATGCGCTCAAAATGGGCGCTACCGACTATGTCCTCAAAGATCAGTTATCGCGGCTTGCGCCTGCGGTAACACGGGCACTGCAGGTGTCAGAAGAGATATCGGAGCGGAGACGATTACAGCAGGCATTGCGAGAAAGCGAGAGCCTGTACCGACTCCTGGCAGAAAATACATATGATATGATCACTCGCCATCTGCCTGACAGCACATATCTCTATGTTTCTCCCGCATGTCGCGCTTTGTTCGGCTATGAACCTGAAGAATTGTTGGGCACAAAAGCATTTGCGCAGATGCACCCCGAGGATGTCAAAAGGGTTATATCCATTTCGCAAGAGGCGGTAAGAACAGGCGGAGCCAATGTAGCGCAATATCGCCATCTCACAAAAGATGGACGATATATCTGGGTGGAGACCGCCGGGAAAGTCATAAAGAATGCGGCAACAGATGAGGTTGAGGACATTATCTGTGTTGTGCGCGATATCACCGATCGCAAGCAGACTGAGGACGAATTGAAAAAGAGCAGGCAGCAGATACGCATGCTGCTTGATTCTGCTGCTGAGGGGATCTACGGGATAAACCTTGAAGGAAAATGCACTTTTGTGAATGCGGCATGTCTCCGGATCATTGGCTATGACGACGAAAATCAGGTGCTTGGGAAAAATATGCACCATTTGATTCACGCGAAGTACCATGACGGCTCTGCGTATCCCGAAGAAAAGTGCAGGATTTACGAGGCATTTAGAAAAGGAGAAAAGGTCCACGCAGATGACGAGGTATTATGGAAAGCTGACGGAACGAGTTTCCCTGCGGAGTATTGGTCGTATCCGGTTGTGGAAGGGAACAGCGTAATCGGTGCAGTGGTGACATTTATTGACATCACGGAACGCAGGTTGGCAGAGGAGATGGAAAATCAGAGGACTGAACAAAAGCTCCTTAACAAAGAAGCGCTGCTCTTTCTCATGCAGATGCACCCGGAAAACAGGGAACAATTATTGAAACACCTCACCCTGGTGGCCGCCCAGATACTCGGAGTGGAGCGGGTAAGCGTCTGGTTTATCAACATGCAACATACAGAAATCATGTGTGAGGTTCTCTATATATTGTCAACGCACATGCACGAAACTGGGGTAAGGCTTTATGCGAAACACTTTCCTCAGTACTTTGCAGCACTGGAGGAAGACCGGGTGGTTGCTGCAGAGAATGCACTGAGCGACCCTCGCACGAGCGAGATGGCCGAAGACTATCTGAAGCCGCATGGCATTGTATCCAAGATGGATGTCCCGATACGAAGACACGGGAATATCGTCGGGATTATGTGCTTTGAACACCCGGAGACAAGACGATGGACAGATGATGAGAAGGAACTTGCAGGTTCTCTTTCCCATATCCTCACGGAAAATCTGGAAAATTTCGACCGCAAAAAAGCAGAGATGGATTTGAGAAAGCATCGGGAGGAACTCCAGAAAAGGGTAAAAGAACTTGAGGAATTTTATCAGCTTGCTGTCGGCAGGGAATTAAGGATGAAAGACCTCAAGGAACAAATTGAGGAACTGGAGGCAGAATTGGTAAAATACAAGACGTCCTGA
- a CDS encoding 2-oxoacid:ferredoxin oxidoreductase subunit beta yields the protein MPVLEDYKGQTPAWCPGCGNFGILKTFKEAVLELSLAPHQFIIVSGIGQSSKFPHYVKCNAFNGLHGRALPVATGVRLANHDMPVIAVTGDGDCYGEGGNHLIHAMRKNIGITLFVHNNQIYGLTKGQPSPTSMEGMVTKNHPFGVFAEQLNPLAFAIALDCSFVARSYAGDSGHLKGLMKEAIRHEGFSLLDILQPCVTFNKINTYEWYAKRVYHIEAEYNPEDRAGAFSRALEWGDRIPLGILYRNQRPALEKRIPVISDTPLVRQPFDSTKLETTLKGFY from the coding sequence GTGCCGGTACTGGAAGATTATAAGGGACAGACACCTGCGTGGTGTCCAGGATGCGGGAATTTCGGAATTCTCAAAACATTCAAGGAGGCCGTTCTTGAACTCAGCCTCGCGCCGCATCAGTTTATTATCGTATCCGGCATCGGACAATCGAGCAAATTCCCCCACTATGTGAAATGCAATGCCTTTAACGGATTGCACGGAAGAGCCCTCCCGGTTGCCACAGGGGTAAGGCTCGCCAATCATGACATGCCTGTTATTGCTGTTACGGGAGACGGGGACTGCTATGGCGAAGGCGGCAATCATCTGATCCATGCCATGAGAAAAAATATCGGCATCACCCTGTTTGTCCATAACAACCAGATATACGGGTTGACGAAAGGACAGCCTTCTCCGACAAGCATGGAGGGCATGGTGACAAAAAACCACCCCTTCGGTGTATTTGCGGAACAGCTGAACCCCCTGGCTTTTGCAATCGCCCTCGACTGCAGCTTTGTCGCCAGAAGCTATGCCGGAGATTCAGGCCACCTGAAAGGACTCATGAAAGAGGCGATCCGTCATGAAGGGTTTTCGCTCCTCGATATCCTTCAGCCATGCGTGACGTTCAATAAAATCAATACCTATGAATGGTATGCGAAGCGTGTCTACCATATAGAGGCGGAATACAATCCAGAAGACAGGGCAGGGGCATTCAGCAGAGCGCTCGAGTGGGGAGACCGCATCCCTCTCGGTATCCTGTACAGGAACCAACGTCCGGCTCTCGAGAAAAGAATCCCGGTGATCAGTGACACTCCGCTTGTACGGCAGCCCTTCGACAGCACAAAACTTGAGACGACGTTAAAGGGATTTTATTAA
- a CDS encoding 2-oxoacid:acceptor oxidoreductase subunit alpha: MDYSIKIGGEAGQGIQTIGDTLARVFSRSGYHVFTHQDYESRVRGGHNFFQIRISEKPVAASRTGIDILVALDKESISLHAHELTESGLLIYDASYLGHAHEKLNFLDIPFLNIAAGYGNKIMANTVATGAVLGMLRLNLEILSGIIRDTFGKKGEAVIEANLHAARSGHEYAMKNCPKCSFVPAPAGNPKLMMSGIEGIAFGALAAGCRFYSAYPMTPSTGIMNYLAGREKEYGIIVEQAEDEVAAINMAIGASFAGVRAMTGTAGGGFALMAEGLSLAGMTETPVVIALGQRPAPATGLPTRTEQGDLLFALHAGHGEFPRVIFAPGTPEQAFSLTGKAFDMAEKFQIPAIVIFDQYLGDTGWTFDDIELKRVTCRDYRLRGDEFKKTEGYKRYAFTESGISPMGVPGDSENLVIADSDEHDEDGHIIEDAETRNRMVRKRLFAKMPLIRQEIGPPVFYGSRQPEILICGWGSTYGIMKEAVELLKKDTAIAMLHFSEIYPLPSTDAVDYLALLRNAKVSVCIEHNATGQFAHIMRAETGFEFISHIHRYDGRPFLVEELTGEISAGTGRL, translated from the coding sequence ATGGACTATTCGATAAAGATAGGTGGCGAGGCAGGACAGGGGATCCAGACCATCGGGGATACCCTCGCAAGGGTTTTTTCGCGTTCCGGATACCATGTCTTTACCCATCAGGATTATGAATCCCGCGTAAGGGGGGGACATAACTTCTTTCAGATAAGGATTTCGGAAAAACCGGTCGCAGCGTCAAGGACCGGTATCGACATCCTTGTCGCCCTCGATAAGGAAAGCATATCACTTCATGCACATGAGCTGACTGAAAGCGGCCTTCTGATATACGACGCCTCCTATCTCGGACATGCCCATGAAAAATTGAATTTCCTCGATATTCCTTTTCTGAATATCGCTGCCGGGTATGGGAACAAGATCATGGCGAACACTGTTGCAACCGGGGCAGTGCTGGGCATGCTGAGACTAAATCTGGAAATTCTTTCCGGCATTATCAGGGATACCTTCGGGAAAAAAGGCGAAGCCGTCATCGAGGCCAACCTGCATGCAGCCCGGTCCGGGCATGAATATGCGATGAAGAACTGCCCGAAATGTTCTTTCGTTCCCGCGCCGGCTGGAAACCCGAAGCTGATGATGTCGGGCATCGAAGGTATCGCATTCGGCGCGCTGGCAGCAGGGTGCAGGTTTTATTCGGCATATCCGATGACGCCTTCGACTGGCATCATGAATTATCTTGCGGGCAGGGAAAAGGAATACGGGATTATTGTCGAACAGGCCGAGGATGAGGTCGCAGCCATCAACATGGCGATCGGCGCATCTTTTGCGGGTGTCAGGGCAATGACAGGGACAGCAGGAGGAGGGTTTGCGCTGATGGCTGAGGGGCTGTCCCTTGCCGGGATGACCGAAACCCCGGTGGTTATCGCTCTCGGGCAAAGGCCTGCACCTGCCACAGGGCTGCCGACAAGGACGGAACAGGGGGATCTGTTGTTTGCGCTGCATGCCGGACACGGTGAATTTCCGCGGGTCATCTTTGCGCCCGGCACACCTGAGCAGGCATTCTCCCTTACGGGCAAGGCTTTTGATATGGCCGAGAAATTCCAGATACCGGCAATTGTGATTTTCGACCAGTATCTCGGGGATACTGGATGGACATTTGATGACATCGAGCTGAAAAGGGTCACTTGCCGTGACTATCGCCTCAGGGGAGACGAGTTCAAAAAGACTGAAGGATACAAACGGTATGCGTTTACCGAAAGCGGCATTTCCCCGATGGGAGTTCCGGGAGATTCAGAGAACCTTGTAATTGCAGACAGTGACGAGCACGATGAGGATGGCCATATCATAGAGGATGCCGAGACACGGAACAGGATGGTCCGGAAGAGGCTGTTTGCCAAAATGCCCCTCATCAGGCAGGAGATCGGGCCGCCCGTATTTTACGGAAGCAGACAGCCGGAAATCCTGATATGCGGCTGGGGCTCCACGTACGGGATAATGAAGGAAGCGGTTGAACTTCTGAAAAAAGACACTGCTATCGCAATGCTGCATTTTTCAGAGATTTATCCGCTTCCCTCAACGGATGCAGTCGATTACCTTGCACTGCTGAGGAATGCGAAGGTCTCCGTATGTATCGAACACAACGCCACAGGGCAGTTTGCGCATATCATGAGGGCCGAGACCGGATTTGAATTCATATCACACATTCACCGATATGACGGAAGGCCATTTCTGGTAGAAGAACTTACAGGAGAAATCAGTGCCGGTACTGGAAGATTATAA
- a CDS encoding ferritin family protein: MVTFSVREIVEQAVQAEKLGNEFYTEMAKKFHDNSELKKLFDLLAAHELRHGASFSGLEKTLQDTSPEGWDEVAQYLRAIVDSEFFLGTDKCLPSLEHVKTAAEAIDFALCFERETLLYYYTLRESVKEKEVIDAIIKEEKSHIVWLNNLKKSFV; encoded by the coding sequence ATGGTAACGTTTTCGGTCAGGGAGATTGTTGAACAGGCTGTGCAGGCGGAAAAGCTGGGGAATGAATTCTACACGGAAATGGCGAAGAAGTTTCATGACAACAGCGAGCTGAAAAAGCTGTTCGACCTCCTTGCTGCACATGAGCTCAGACACGGGGCAAGTTTCTCCGGGCTCGAAAAGACGCTTCAGGATACCTCGCCGGAAGGATGGGATGAGGTTGCCCAGTATCTCAGGGCGATAGTGGATTCAGAATTTTTTCTCGGCACAGACAAATGCCTTCCCTCTCTGGAGCATGTGAAGACAGCTGCAGAAGCGATTGATTTCGCTCTCTGTTTCGAGAGAGAGACATTACTCTACTATTACACGCTGAGGGAGTCGGTGAAAGAAAAAGAGGTTATCGATGCCATCATTAAGGAGGAAAAAAGCCATATCGTCTGGCTGAACAATCTGAAAAAAAGTTTCGTGTAA